From Caldicellulosiruptor hydrothermalis 108, a single genomic window includes:
- a CDS encoding AbrB/MazE/SpoVT family DNA-binding domain-containing protein has product MKSTGVVRKVDELGRIVLPIELRRTLDIAEKDALEIFVDGDKIILRKYEPACIFCGNAKDVIYYKGKNICKDCMEELKKS; this is encoded by the coding sequence ATGAAATCAACAGGTGTTGTTAGAAAGGTTGACGAGCTTGGCAGAATAGTTCTTCCTATCGAGCTTAGAAGAACACTTGACATTGCTGAGAAGGATGCTCTTGAAATCTTCGTTGATGGCGACAAGATAATCCTCAGAAAGTATGAACCAGCTTGCATCTTCTGCGGCAATGCAAAGGATGTTATCTACTACAAGGGTAAAAATATCTGCAAAGACTGCATGGAAGAACTCAAAAAGAGCTAA
- the rsmI gene encoding 16S rRNA (cytidine(1402)-2'-O)-methyltransferase, whose amino-acid sequence MSGKLFIVGTPIGNLDDMSKRAIDTLNLVDFIACEDTRVTIKLLNHFGIKKKLVSFHEFSPKEKEQMLLNELKSGKKIALVSDAGMPLISDPGYELVRRCIEEGIEVTVVPGPSAFVCALVLSGQNTYSFVFEGFLPKNKRAKREKLESLKYEKRTLIFYEAPHKLLDTLCQMAEIFGEEREISIVKEITKVHESVMLTNLSKAIEFFKQNPPKGEYVLVVRGYEDAKEKAQEDDVELIRERLREKLLQGFSKKEAAKMVADELSIPKNKVYKIMLESEKLHEKE is encoded by the coding sequence ATGAGCGGAAAACTTTTTATTGTTGGAACACCAATTGGAAATTTAGATGACATGTCAAAACGTGCCATAGACACTTTGAATTTAGTAGACTTTATTGCATGTGAAGATACACGGGTCACCATAAAGCTTTTGAACCATTTTGGGATAAAAAAGAAACTTGTTTCTTTTCATGAATTCAGTCCCAAAGAAAAAGAGCAAATGCTTTTAAATGAACTCAAAAGCGGAAAAAAGATTGCACTTGTATCTGATGCAGGAATGCCTCTTATTTCAGACCCAGGTTATGAGCTTGTCAGAAGGTGTATAGAAGAGGGGATAGAAGTTACAGTTGTGCCAGGACCTTCTGCTTTTGTTTGTGCTTTGGTACTTTCTGGGCAGAACACCTACAGTTTTGTGTTTGAAGGGTTTTTACCCAAAAATAAAAGAGCCAAAAGGGAAAAGCTTGAAAGTTTAAAGTATGAAAAGCGGACCCTCATATTTTATGAAGCTCCCCACAAACTTTTAGATACGCTTTGCCAGATGGCTGAAATTTTTGGAGAAGAAAGAGAGATAAGTATTGTCAAAGAGATAACAAAAGTGCATGAGAGTGTCATGCTCACAAATCTTTCAAAAGCGATAGAGTTTTTTAAACAAAATCCTCCCAAGGGTGAATATGTGCTTGTTGTGAGAGGTTATGAAGATGCTAAAGAAAAAGCACAAGAAGATGATGTTGAGCTTATAAGAGAAAGGCTCAGAGAAAAGCTTTTGCAAGGATTTTCCAAAAAAGAGGCAGCAAAGATGGTTGCAGATGAGCTAAGTATTCCTAAAAACAAGGTATACAAAATCATGCTTGAAAGTGAAAAGTTACATGAAAAAGAATAG
- a CDS encoding tRNA1(Val) (adenine(37)-N6)-methyltransferase, producing the protein MLRKENLKIGNYCIYQDTDFFLYGTDAVVLSDFIQLKKNDIVVEFGTGNLIIPILLWAKGKKFKKLYAMEIQKEVCDLAIMNRNINNLQDKIEVINADLKDALKIFGSEFANVVFTNPPYRKVNSGTINPNIKKAIARHEIMCTIEDVIRSAMQILKFGGRFYMVYRSDRLTDALYYLRLYRLEPSLIRFVHQNKEKESSLVLIEAKKGKQCSLVVDKPLFIDEMEYYLETQNGSEDETK; encoded by the coding sequence ATGCTCAGGAAGGAAAATTTAAAGATAGGGAACTACTGTATATATCAAGATACAGATTTTTTCCTGTATGGTACAGATGCTGTGGTTTTGAGCGATTTTATACAGCTTAAGAAAAATGACATTGTGGTTGAATTTGGCACAGGGAATCTGATAATCCCCATTTTGCTGTGGGCAAAAGGTAAAAAGTTCAAAAAGCTTTATGCGATGGAGATTCAAAAAGAGGTTTGCGACCTTGCTATAATGAACAGAAATATCAATAATCTTCAGGATAAGATTGAAGTGATAAATGCTGATTTAAAGGATGCTCTCAAAATTTTTGGTTCTGAGTTTGCAAATGTAGTATTTACAAATCCGCCTTACAGAAAAGTAAACAGTGGTACAATAAATCCCAATATCAAAAAAGCCATTGCAAGACATGAAATTATGTGTACAATTGAAGATGTCATTCGATCTGCAATGCAGATTTTAAAGTTTGGTGGGCGATTCTACATGGTATACAGAAGTGACAGGCTAACAGATGCGCTTTATTATTTGAGACTTTACAGATTAGAACCAAGCCTTATACGTTTTGTTCACCAGAACAAGGAAAAAGAGTCTTCACTTGTGCTGATAGAGGCCAAAAAAGGTAAACAGTGTTCATTGGTGGTTGACAAACCGCTATTTATAGATGAAATGGAATATTACCTTGAGACGCAAAATGGTAGTGAGGATGAAACAAAATGA
- a CDS encoding response regulator, whose product MKVCIVDDAQFIRHILKDIFTSLGHQVVAEFSSASQLIEEIEDIKPEIITLDITMPDIDGLTATRIIKNILPEAHIIIISAISQPDIEKEAKKCGAFEFIRKPFSKLAIEHVLKQIEEEQNSKNGAVR is encoded by the coding sequence ATGAAGGTTTGTATTGTAGATGACGCCCAGTTTATAAGGCACATTTTGAAAGACATCTTCACTTCGCTTGGACACCAGGTTGTTGCAGAGTTTTCTTCAGCATCGCAACTCATAGAGGAAATAGAAGACATCAAGCCAGAAATTATAACCCTTGATATAACCATGCCTGATATTGACGGGCTTACTGCAACCCGCATTATCAAAAACATATTGCCAGAAGCACACATTATTATAATCTCTGCTATCTCTCAGCCAGACATTGAAAAAGAAGCTAAAAAATGTGGTGCTTTTGAATTTATAAGAAAGCCGTTTTCAAAGCTTGCGATTGAGCATGTTTTAAAACAAATTGAAGAAGAGCAAAATAGCAAAAATGGGGCTGTGCGTTAG
- a CDS encoding YeiH family protein — protein MRSTNDHSNNRRSNNKEAFKEVIEHIPGLALVSIVTIGSILLQSTTLFSKIIPLSSLLIAIIIGMIIKNTINLPTNTQKGIKFSSKKILKLAIIFLGFKLSINEVLNIGWDAIVVILFCSTLTLVFTIWIGKTIKVPIKRALLVGSGVSICGASAIAAVDAVIQAEEEDVAFSIGAIALFGTIYMFGYPILYTLFHMPDQFYALWTGISIHEVAQVAAASTIAAGKFEEMATTVKMIRVLFIIPVTLILSFIPLNSANDKNNSETKQEKKVTIPWFAVLFFLMILINTIFKIPAPILKGLVTFDNLILTAAMAGLGLDISFKSMKSIGARAFLLGAISSLFISIISGVVVKLVT, from the coding sequence ATGAGAAGCACAAATGATCACAGCAACAACAGAAGAAGCAATAATAAAGAAGCATTCAAAGAAGTAATCGAACACATACCAGGTTTAGCGCTTGTGAGCATAGTGACAATAGGATCTATATTACTTCAATCGACTACTTTATTTTCTAAAATCATACCATTGAGTTCACTGTTAATTGCTATTATCATAGGAATGATTATCAAAAACACAATAAATCTGCCGACAAATACACAAAAGGGTATCAAATTTAGTTCAAAAAAGATTTTAAAACTTGCCATAATATTCCTTGGTTTTAAGCTAAGCATAAATGAGGTTTTGAATATTGGATGGGATGCTATAGTTGTTATACTTTTTTGTTCTACTTTAACTCTCGTTTTTACCATTTGGATTGGCAAGACGATAAAGGTTCCTATAAAAAGAGCACTCTTAGTGGGAAGTGGTGTTTCAATCTGTGGTGCTTCAGCAATTGCAGCAGTTGACGCTGTTATACAGGCAGAAGAAGAGGATGTTGCTTTTTCTATTGGGGCTATAGCACTATTTGGTACAATTTATATGTTTGGTTATCCTATCTTGTATACACTTTTTCATATGCCTGACCAATTTTATGCTCTTTGGACAGGAATTTCTATACATGAGGTAGCTCAAGTAGCAGCAGCAAGCACTATTGCAGCTGGTAAGTTTGAGGAAATGGCTACAACTGTGAAGATGATAAGAGTATTATTCATAATACCGGTGACTCTTATTCTTAGTTTTATTCCATTAAACTCAGCTAATGATAAAAATAACTCTGAGACAAAACAAGAGAAAAAGGTTACAATACCTTGGTTTGCCGTTTTGTTCTTCTTGATGATTCTCATAAATACAATTTTTAAAATACCTGCTCCTATTCTAAAAGGACTTGTGACATTTGATAATTTGATTCTGACTGCTGCAATGGCAGGCTTGGGTCTTGATATTTCGTTCAAATCAATGAAAAGTATAGGTGCAAGGGCGTTTTTATTGGGAGCAATATCTTCTCTCTTCATTTCTATAATAAGCGGTGTAGTAGTAAAATTGGTGACATAG
- the serA gene encoding phosphoglycerate dehydrogenase, which translates to MKVIVSERIAPEGIELLKNEGFEVNVRVGISYEELLEIIENYDALIVRSATKVDEQMIKRGKNLKVIARAGVGIDNVDVEAATKQGIIVVNAPDGNIMAAAELTIGLIFSIFRNIPQAYMACKQGDFRRNRFKGVELYEKTAGIIGFGKIGALVAERLKACGMRVIAYDPYVSEEKFRKFGVEKVDFETLLREADLITIHTPKTAETYNLISEKEFKKMKRGVRIVNCARGGVINEKDLYNAIKEGIVAAAALDVMEREPNFEIEKQDYYNPLLELDNVVITPHLGASTQEAQVNIAVSIAKEVVAVLKGGIAKNAVNLPAFEKEKVDEILPHLELAEAIGKIYIQAERTFANKIEIIYSGEIDPKMTTWLTRALLKAYLEFSVQDTVNYVNAQVLAQEQGIEVIESRKQESGKFKNMITARFTTEEKTLELSGTVYNNEGRIIDFFGYKVDFKPEKYMLLIQNIDKPGMIGKIGTIVGEYDINIAQMQVSRNKKGEKAVMVCEVDGIVPNEAIEKLKNTDGILRVTMAKL; encoded by the coding sequence ATGAAGGTTATTGTATCAGAGAGAATTGCCCCTGAAGGGATAGAACTTTTGAAAAATGAAGGGTTCGAAGTTAATGTGAGGGTTGGGATTTCATATGAAGAATTGCTTGAAATCATAGAAAATTATGATGCTCTAATAGTTAGAAGTGCAACAAAAGTTGATGAGCAGATGATAAAAAGAGGAAAGAATTTGAAGGTGATTGCGAGAGCTGGGGTAGGTATTGACAATGTGGATGTTGAAGCAGCTACAAAGCAAGGGATAATTGTTGTGAATGCACCAGATGGTAATATCATGGCAGCTGCTGAGTTGACAATTGGTTTGATATTTAGCATATTTAGAAACATACCTCAAGCTTATATGGCGTGCAAACAAGGGGATTTTCGAAGAAATAGATTTAAAGGTGTAGAATTATATGAAAAGACAGCTGGCATAATAGGTTTTGGTAAGATTGGTGCACTAGTTGCTGAAAGACTTAAGGCTTGTGGGATGAGAGTAATTGCATATGATCCATATGTATCTGAGGAGAAGTTTAGAAAGTTTGGTGTTGAGAAGGTAGATTTTGAGACACTTCTTAGAGAAGCTGACCTGATAACAATTCATACTCCAAAAACTGCGGAGACTTACAACTTAATTTCAGAAAAAGAATTTAAAAAAATGAAAAGAGGTGTAAGAATAGTAAACTGCGCACGCGGTGGAGTTATCAACGAAAAAGATTTGTATAATGCTATTAAAGAAGGAATAGTAGCAGCAGCGGCATTAGATGTTATGGAAAGAGAACCCAATTTTGAAATTGAAAAACAAGATTACTATAACCCTTTGTTGGAACTTGACAATGTTGTGATAACGCCTCATTTAGGAGCGTCTACCCAAGAAGCCCAGGTTAATATTGCTGTATCTATTGCGAAAGAGGTAGTTGCTGTTTTGAAGGGCGGAATAGCTAAGAATGCTGTTAACCTACCTGCCTTCGAGAAGGAAAAAGTAGATGAGATTCTTCCACACCTTGAATTAGCTGAAGCAATAGGTAAGATTTATATACAGGCTGAAAGGACATTTGCGAACAAGATTGAAATAATTTACAGTGGTGAGATTGACCCTAAAATGACTACATGGCTTACCCGAGCATTGCTTAAAGCTTACTTAGAATTTTCTGTTCAAGATACAGTTAATTATGTCAATGCTCAGGTTTTGGCTCAAGAACAAGGCATTGAGGTTATCGAAAGTAGAAAGCAAGAAAGCGGAAAGTTTAAAAATATGATAACAGCAAGGTTTACAACCGAAGAGAAAACATTAGAACTATCTGGCACAGTTTACAACAATGAAGGAAGAATCATAGATTTCTTTGGGTATAAAGTAGACTTCAAGCCTGAAAAGTATATGCTACTTATCCAGAATATTGACAAGCCGGGCATGATAGGAAAGATTGGTACAATTGTCGGAGAGTATGATATAAATATTGCTCAGATGCAAGTTTCAAGAAATAAAAAAGGTGAGAAAGCTGTTATGGTATGTGAAGTTGATGGTATTGTTCCAAATGAGGCGATTGAGAAGCTAAAGAATACAGATGGAATCTTGAGAGTTACCATGGCAAAACTATAA
- a CDS encoding LysR family transcriptional regulator, translated as MTLRHLKIFLTVCEKGSMTAAAKKLHMTQPPVSQAISELEEYYGVKLFERFGRKIHLTKEGEKLYSYASHILALVDEAKKQLSDFSQNGILRVGTSMTIGTAILPLIIRDFLRYHDKAHIHPVINNTATIIKMLESAKLDMGIVEGTVNNDDIIKIPIYDDELVLICPSDHQFAQKRIIEPSELENQYFVIREEGSGTREVFEAVMNERNIKWNIAGIFNSAEAIINAVHCGLGLSFISQLFVREAIKNKKVVAVKVYGLKINRKFNIVYHKNKFISNTMDKFLRHCQEYFKENKFLSF; from the coding sequence ATGACGCTAAGACATTTGAAAATATTCTTAACAGTCTGTGAGAAAGGTAGTATGACAGCTGCAGCAAAAAAGTTACACATGACCCAACCTCCTGTTAGTCAAGCTATCTCTGAACTTGAAGAATATTATGGTGTAAAGCTATTTGAACGCTTTGGGCGAAAAATTCATCTTACAAAAGAGGGCGAAAAGCTTTATTCATATGCCTCACACATATTAGCCTTAGTTGATGAAGCTAAAAAACAGTTATCAGATTTTTCTCAAAATGGTATCTTAAGAGTAGGTACAAGCATGACAATTGGAACTGCTATTTTGCCGTTGATTATAAGAGATTTTTTGCGTTACCACGATAAGGCCCATATTCATCCAGTAATTAACAATACCGCAACAATAATCAAAATGCTTGAATCTGCCAAGTTAGATATGGGTATTGTTGAAGGAACTGTGAACAATGATGATATTATAAAAATTCCTATTTACGATGATGAACTTGTTTTGATATGCCCCTCTGATCATCAATTTGCTCAAAAAAGGATAATTGAACCAAGCGAGCTTGAAAATCAATATTTTGTTATTCGTGAAGAAGGAAGTGGAACACGTGAAGTATTTGAAGCTGTTATGAACGAGCGCAACATAAAATGGAATATAGCAGGAATATTTAACAGCGCTGAAGCCATTATAAATGCTGTTCATTGTGGTTTAGGACTTTCGTTTATATCTCAACTTTTTGTGAGAGAGGCTATAAAAAATAAAAAAGTAGTAGCAGTAAAAGTTTACGGGCTAAAAATCAATCGTAAATTTAATATAGTTTATCATAAGAATAAATTCATTTCTAACACAATGGATAAGTTTTTGAGGCATTGTCAGGAATACTTTAAAGAAAACAAATTTTTGAGCTTTTAA
- the hydG gene encoding [FeFe] hydrogenase H-cluster radical SAM maturase HydG has product MFRKDEWERAEFINDQMVYDILEEGNKNVDRAEEIIEKALQLNGLEPHEVATLLYIEDKGLLEKLFKAARQVKERIYGKRIVLFAPLYISNFCVNNCRYCGYHRSNTKMKRRKLTMDEIRKEVEIIESLGHKRIALELGEDPKEAPIEYVIDSIKTIYSVYKEKGNIRRVNVNIAATTIEEYRMLKEAKIGTYVLFQETYHRPTYEYMHPEGPKSDYDWHTMAMDRAMQGGIDDVGLGVLFGLYDYKFEVVGLILHAKHLEERFGVGPHTISVPRIRPAEGVEVTKERYPYLVSDDEFKKIVAIIRLAVPYTGMILSTRERPGFREEVIDLGISQISAGSCTGVGGYTLEYEGKSTGDLDEDLAQFEVEDKRSPDEVIRTLCEAGYIPSYCTACYRKGRTGDLFMQYAKTGDIQDFCTPNALLTFMEYLEDYGSEKTKEVGRRLIYESLNQIKDERMRKETEKRLEMIKNGVRDLYF; this is encoded by the coding sequence ATGTTTAGAAAAGATGAGTGGGAAAGAGCTGAGTTTATAAATGACCAGATGGTTTATGATATCCTTGAAGAGGGAAACAAAAATGTTGATAGAGCGGAAGAAATAATTGAAAAAGCTTTGCAGCTAAATGGACTTGAGCCTCATGAGGTTGCAACCCTTCTTTATATAGAGGACAAAGGTCTTTTGGAAAAGCTATTTAAGGCTGCAAGGCAGGTAAAGGAAAGAATCTATGGCAAGAGGATTGTGCTTTTTGCACCTCTTTACATCAGCAACTTTTGTGTAAACAACTGCCGCTACTGTGGTTATCACAGGTCAAATACTAAGATGAAAAGAAGAAAACTTACGATGGATGAGATACGAAAAGAGGTTGAAATAATTGAATCTCTTGGGCACAAAAGAATTGCTCTTGAGCTTGGTGAAGATCCAAAAGAAGCTCCAATCGAATATGTCATAGATAGCATAAAAACAATATATTCGGTATATAAAGAAAAAGGAAACATAAGAAGGGTGAACGTCAACATCGCTGCAACCACTATTGAAGAATACAGAATGCTAAAAGAAGCAAAAATAGGAACATATGTACTTTTTCAGGAAACATACCACAGACCAACCTATGAATACATGCACCCCGAAGGTCCAAAATCAGATTACGACTGGCATACGATGGCAATGGACAGAGCAATGCAAGGTGGAATTGATGATGTTGGGCTTGGAGTGCTCTTTGGGCTTTATGACTATAAATTTGAGGTTGTTGGGCTAATCTTGCATGCAAAGCATCTTGAGGAAAGATTTGGAGTAGGACCACATACAATTTCTGTGCCAAGGATTAGACCTGCCGAGGGTGTTGAGGTGACAAAAGAAAGGTATCCCTACTTAGTCTCTGACGATGAGTTCAAAAAGATTGTTGCAATAATTCGACTTGCCGTGCCCTACACTGGCATGATTTTATCTACCCGTGAAAGACCAGGTTTTAGAGAAGAGGTAATTGACCTTGGGATATCGCAAATCAGCGCTGGGTCCTGCACAGGTGTTGGTGGCTACACACTTGAATATGAAGGAAAATCCACGGGTGATTTAGATGAAGATCTTGCACAGTTTGAAGTAGAAGATAAAAGAAGTCCTGATGAGGTCATAAGAACTCTTTGTGAGGCAGGTTATATTCCAAGCTATTGTACAGCTTGCTACAGAAAAGGAAGAACTGGGGATTTGTTTATGCAGTATGCAAAAACAGGTGATATTCAGGACTTTTGCACACCAAATGCGCTTTTGACATTTATGGAATACTTAGAGGACTATGGTTCTGAGAAAACAAAAGAGGTTGGAAGAAGGTTGATTTATGAGAGCTTAAATCAGATAAAAGATGAAAGAATGAGAAAAGAGACTGAAAAGAGGTTAGAGATGATAAAAAATGGTGTGAGGGATTTATACTTTTAA
- a CDS encoding TM1266 family iron-only hydrogenase system putative regulator — protein sequence MERRIGVIGIVVENRKEVSDKLNKILSDYGDIIVGRMGIPYKERGLCVISLIVDGTTDEIGALTGKLGALSGVKVKSALTK from the coding sequence TTGGAAAGGCGAATTGGCGTTATTGGAATTGTGGTTGAGAACAGGAAAGAGGTGTCAGATAAGCTCAACAAAATCCTAAGTGATTATGGTGATATTATTGTTGGAAGAATGGGTATACCATATAAAGAAAGAGGGCTTTGTGTGATTTCGCTCATAGTTGATGGGACAACTGATGAGATTGGTGCGCTCACAGGAAAGCTTGGTGCTTTAAGCGGTGTTAAGGTAAAAAGTGCTCTTACTAAATAA
- a CDS encoding FAD-binding protein, with protein MYDIIIVGGGPAGSTLARLLSRNYNILLLEKRSFEKSDIRTKCCGGLIAPDAQLMLAKFGLGVPKEVLQTPQLFAVRAIDFDNSIERYYQRHYINIDREEFDKWLIRSIPSQVDVLTNSIYKSLEIVGNKNIKVKFSWNGKEYKEQCKLLVGADGAFSKVRRQNFNNFLSPKLYIVIQEWFETSFNLDYYGAIFDREITDFYSWTIPKENHLLIGTALMPNKDALKKFELLKEKLKIYGFKIEKMTKRCSAYIFRPTSVRHIITGNDKIALIGEAAGFISPSSAEGLSFAFKSALALAKALESGIDGYDKRYKENVKTLKKSILFKNIKSVVMYNPVLRRLVMKTGLLSMDIEKYFY; from the coding sequence ATGTATGATATAATCATTGTGGGTGGAGGGCCTGCAGGTTCCACTTTGGCAAGGTTGCTCAGCAGAAACTATAATATTTTACTTTTGGAGAAAAGGTCTTTTGAAAAATCGGATATTAGGACAAAGTGCTGTGGAGGTCTTATTGCGCCTGACGCACAGTTGATGCTTGCAAAGTTTGGCTTGGGTGTTCCAAAAGAAGTTTTGCAAACTCCTCAATTGTTTGCTGTAAGAGCTATTGATTTTGATAACTCGATAGAGAGGTATTATCAGAGGCATTACATAAATATTGATAGAGAGGAATTTGATAAGTGGTTAATTAGAAGTATTCCTTCACAGGTTGATGTTCTTACAAATTCAATTTATAAATCTTTGGAGATAGTTGGGAACAAAAATATAAAAGTTAAATTCAGTTGGAATGGTAAAGAATATAAAGAGCAGTGCAAGTTACTGGTTGGTGCAGATGGAGCTTTTTCTAAAGTGAGAAGACAAAATTTTAATAACTTTCTCAGTCCCAAATTATATATTGTTATTCAAGAGTGGTTTGAAACCAGTTTTAATTTAGACTATTATGGAGCAATATTTGATAGAGAAATAACAGATTTTTATTCATGGACAATTCCAAAAGAGAATCATTTACTAATAGGAACAGCATTAATGCCTAATAAAGATGCTTTAAAAAAATTTGAACTTTTAAAGGAAAAGTTAAAAATATATGGATTTAAAATTGAGAAAATGACAAAAAGATGTAGTGCTTATATATTCCGTCCTACATCAGTAAGACATATTATAACAGGGAACGACAAAATAGCATTAATTGGAGAAGCTGCAGGCTTTATTAGTCCAAGTTCTGCTGAAGGGTTGAGTTTTGCTTTTAAGAGTGCTTTGGCTCTTGCAAAAGCACTTGAGAGTGGCATAGATGGATATGATAAACGTTACAAAGAGAATGTAAAAACGCTTAAGAAAAGTATACTGTTTAAGAATATAAAGTCAGTCGTAATGTACAATCCTGTTTTAAGGAGATTGGTGATGAAAACAGGGCTTTTAAGTATGGATATAGAAAAGTATTTCTATTAG
- a CDS encoding glycosyltransferase, with the protein MILFALFILGIASGFLLFSKIFLTDTKGDFFEFNQKISVIIPARNEEKNLPHLLKSLSNQTIVPDEIIVVDDFSEDGTSKIAEKFGVKLIKNPPLPPGWTGKNWALWNGYLNSTGDILIFLDADVRLSKDGIERIVKTLFSTNGAISVIPYHTTQQLYEKLCLIVNILGVFAFMSPYERKSRSKGMYGSCIAVFRKDYEKVGGHKRICNRVTDDLSLGKLFCENGIRVENFLGCGAVAFRMYPNGMKSQLEGIAKSAALSMQLLNTKTVILIALWTFGLVLTGFLTPILLYTHHPLATKFLIGYILYVIQILYLQIYIGNFGIVLPILYFIPTAYFLLMILYSFYQVKFIRSVYWKGRQIKVGGK; encoded by the coding sequence ATGATACTTTTTGCTCTTTTCATTCTGGGTATAGCTTCAGGATTTCTTCTTTTCTCAAAAATTTTTCTTACAGACACTAAAGGCGATTTTTTTGAATTCAATCAAAAGATTTCTGTTATAATCCCTGCTCGAAATGAAGAGAAGAACTTGCCTCACCTTCTTAAAAGCCTTTCAAATCAAACAATAGTTCCTGATGAAATAATAGTGGTAGATGATTTTTCTGAAGATGGGACTAGCAAAATCGCTGAAAAATTTGGTGTGAAGCTAATTAAAAATCCACCTTTGCCTCCAGGCTGGACAGGTAAAAATTGGGCTCTTTGGAATGGGTATTTAAACTCAACAGGTGATATACTGATATTTTTAGATGCTGATGTGAGATTATCCAAAGATGGTATAGAAAGAATTGTAAAGACACTCTTTTCAACAAATGGTGCAATTTCGGTTATACCATATCATACAACACAGCAGCTTTATGAAAAATTATGTTTAATTGTAAATATCCTTGGTGTATTTGCGTTTATGTCACCTTATGAAAGAAAGAGCAGGAGCAAAGGAATGTATGGTTCATGTATAGCAGTTTTTAGAAAAGACTACGAAAAGGTTGGCGGGCACAAACGTATATGCAACAGAGTAACAGACGATTTGAGCCTTGGCAAGCTTTTTTGCGAAAATGGCATTAGAGTTGAAAATTTTTTAGGATGCGGTGCTGTTGCGTTTAGAATGTACCCAAATGGAATGAAAAGCCAGCTTGAAGGAATTGCAAAAAGTGCAGCCTTAAGCATGCAGCTTTTAAATACAAAAACAGTCATTTTAATCGCCCTGTGGACTTTTGGACTTGTCTTAACAGGTTTCTTAACACCCATTTTGCTGTACACTCATCATCCTTTAGCAACTAAATTTTTAATAGGCTATATTCTTTATGTTATTCAGATATTATACCTCCAAATATATATAGGTAATTTTGGCATTGTACTTCCTATACTGTACTTTATTCCTACTGCGTATTTTTTACTAATGATTTTGTACTCTTTTTATCAAGTAAAGTTTATTAGAAGTGTCTACTGGAAAGGAAGACAAATTAAAGTAGGGGGTAAATAA
- a CDS encoding glycerol-3-phosphate acyltransferase has translation MLAAITLLEFFCGSLMFSYWLGKLVKKDITAVGDGNPGAFNLIQAAGVKIGLLGVFLDFAKGYFPLVYFVEKGYLPKSYIIPAAIAPILGHAFSPFLRFKGGKSIATTFGVWSATTRFRVSLFYAVVLALLFLIAKKLKHGGRTTTEEDAFMVVLGFTIVGAYLYLNNFSVYLLALWFLNLIIMIYKNKEKLATFYISLIDKQHEIKK, from the coding sequence ATGCTTGCTGCAATCACTCTTTTGGAATTTTTCTGTGGGTCGCTGATGTTCTCCTACTGGCTTGGAAAGCTTGTTAAAAAGGATATAACAGCGGTTGGCGACGGAAATCCAGGAGCTTTTAACCTAATTCAGGCAGCTGGAGTTAAAATTGGACTTTTGGGAGTATTCCTCGATTTTGCAAAAGGTTATTTTCCTCTTGTTTATTTTGTTGAAAAGGGATACCTGCCAAAGTCATATATTATCCCTGCTGCAATTGCACCCATCTTGGGCCATGCATTTTCACCTTTTTTGAGATTTAAAGGAGGAAAATCCATTGCAACTACATTTGGAGTGTGGAGTGCTACAACTCGTTTTAGGGTTTCTCTCTTCTATGCGGTAGTACTTGCCCTGCTCTTTTTAATAGCGAAAAAGCTAAAGCATGGTGGCCGTACAACAACTGAAGAGGATGCTTTTATGGTAGTACTTGGTTTTACAATTGTGGGAGCATATCTCTATTTGAATAACTTTTCGGTCTATCTTTTGGCTTTGTGGTTTTTAAACCTAATTATAATGATATATAAAAACAAGGAAAAACTTGCTACTTTTTATATTTCACTTATTGATAAGCAACATGAGATAAAAAAGTAA